A single Candidatus Sulfotelmatobacter sp. DNA region contains:
- a CDS encoding M23 family metallopeptidase: MSFVVSITAVTLPASAADWTVHALPTRLVNGAPVLFQVKPPVKLESLTGTWRAHQLAFSYQPSTKTWFVLAGVPFETEPGKYALELSGERSATKTPVTFTRRFTVARAKYPQIKVELTVEKKFTEPSPEQEQQIAEGVKIKEEYLGRVTPTREWEGKFTAPANAAISDVYGSQRIFNGKAQRPHWGLDFRVPTGTPVAAMNDGTVLLARFLYFEGNCVVIDHGQGLLTLYFHLSEFKVKEGDAVKRGQTIGLSGGTGRATGPHLHVAVRWQGIYLDPAPLFELALP, from the coding sequence GTGAGCTTCGTCGTATCGATAACCGCCGTCACACTCCCCGCCTCAGCCGCCGACTGGACCGTCCACGCTCTTCCCACGCGTCTCGTCAACGGCGCCCCGGTCCTGTTCCAGGTCAAGCCGCCCGTCAAACTCGAATCCCTCACCGGCACCTGGCGCGCTCACCAACTCGCCTTCAGCTACCAACCTTCCACCAAAACTTGGTTCGTGCTCGCCGGTGTCCCCTTTGAAACCGAACCCGGCAAATACGCGCTGGAATTGTCCGGCGAACGCTCCGCGACGAAGACGCCAGTGACTTTCACGCGCAGGTTCACCGTCGCCCGCGCCAAATATCCTCAAATCAAAGTCGAGCTCACGGTCGAGAAAAAATTCACCGAGCCTTCTCCCGAGCAGGAACAGCAGATCGCCGAGGGCGTGAAGATCAAAGAGGAGTACCTGGGCCGTGTAACCCCAACTCGCGAGTGGGAAGGAAAATTTACCGCACCCGCCAACGCCGCCATCTCCGACGTCTACGGCTCCCAGAGGATTTTTAACGGCAAAGCGCAACGCCCGCATTGGGGACTCGATTTTCGCGTCCCCACCGGAACCCCAGTCGCCGCCATGAACGACGGCACGGTCCTGCTGGCGCGCTTCTTGTACTTCGAAGGCAACTGCGTTGTCATCGACCACGGCCAGGGTCTGCTGACGCTCTATTTTCATCTTTCGGAATTTAAAGTGAAGGAAGGAGACGCGGTAAAACGCGGCCAGACTATTGGACTCAGCGGCGGCACCGGCCGCGCCACCGGCCCGCATCTCCACGTCGCCGTGCGCTGGCAAGGCATCTATCTCGACCCGGCGCCATTATTCGAATTGGCTCTGCCTTGA
- a CDS encoding sigma 54-interacting transcriptional regulator, giving the protein MRPRLLVIAGPAKDLTIPLPDGEATVGRDATNAVSVPDTSVSRRHCLLRRAEDDRFQIKDLDSRNGTLVNGLAVKEQWLRHGDEVATGDSVFLFLVDDEDQALPASRIEFDDSHPTAETKLIHPREVVYLQPDRLLRELPATSQVARNLSGLLKISRVVHAIRDLEELQAQLLDLIFELVPASRGAILLAEGGGQEFNSQYARTRQVRQPQLVRVSRTIARQVMQENVAILGVDVPSTGALRAVESLVAAEVRSLLCVPLTVFQRVIGCIYLDSTDIANRFNEDHLQLMAAIAAISAVALDNARRQQWLEQENQRLTTEIRQEQSLVGEGARMKEIFQFVARVAPSESTVLIEGESGTGKELAARALHRNSPRANKQFVAINCAAIPETLLESDLFGHERGAFTGASSLKRGRLEIADGGIVFLDEIGELASALQVKLLRVLQEREFERVGGTHPIKVDIRLIAATNCNLDEAVKSGRFRQDLYYRLAVVRLTMPPLRERREDIPMLTRHFVQKYAKRSKVKPKPVSREAMAALVNYEWPGNVRELENAIERALVMGSSAAVLLEDLPESLLEQESAAEMHEGKYHASVKELKKQLILDAVEQTRGNYVEAAAILGVHANYLHRLIRNLGLKEALLDVLRGRKFSA; this is encoded by the coding sequence GGTGTCGCGACGACACTGCCTGCTGCGTCGCGCCGAAGACGACCGTTTCCAGATCAAGGATTTGGACAGCCGCAACGGAACGCTGGTCAACGGACTGGCGGTAAAAGAACAGTGGCTGCGCCACGGGGATGAGGTGGCGACCGGCGACTCCGTGTTCCTGTTTCTGGTGGACGATGAGGACCAGGCGCTTCCGGCGAGCCGCATCGAGTTTGATGACAGCCATCCGACGGCTGAGACCAAGCTGATTCATCCCAGGGAAGTGGTTTATCTACAGCCGGACCGCTTGTTGCGGGAGTTGCCGGCAACATCGCAGGTGGCGCGTAATTTGAGCGGCTTGCTCAAGATCAGCCGGGTGGTCCATGCCATCCGGGATCTAGAGGAACTGCAAGCGCAGTTGCTGGATTTGATTTTTGAACTGGTGCCGGCTTCCCGCGGCGCGATTCTGCTGGCCGAGGGGGGCGGCCAGGAATTCAACTCGCAGTATGCGCGGACACGGCAGGTGAGGCAACCGCAACTGGTGCGGGTGAGCCGAACGATAGCGCGCCAGGTAATGCAGGAAAATGTTGCGATCCTGGGAGTCGACGTTCCTTCCACTGGCGCGCTGCGCGCGGTAGAAAGCCTGGTGGCCGCGGAGGTGCGGTCGCTGCTGTGCGTACCGCTGACCGTGTTTCAGCGCGTGATTGGCTGTATCTACCTTGACAGCACCGACATAGCGAACCGGTTCAACGAAGATCATTTACAACTCATGGCTGCGATTGCCGCGATTTCAGCGGTGGCGCTGGACAATGCGCGGCGCCAGCAATGGCTGGAACAGGAAAATCAGCGGCTTACCACTGAAATCAGGCAGGAACAGAGCCTGGTGGGTGAAGGCGCGCGAATGAAAGAGATTTTTCAGTTTGTGGCGCGGGTCGCGCCCAGCGAATCGACCGTGCTGATTGAGGGCGAGAGCGGCACGGGCAAGGAACTGGCAGCGCGCGCGTTGCATCGCAACAGCCCCAGGGCGAACAAGCAATTCGTGGCCATCAATTGCGCAGCGATTCCCGAGACCCTTCTGGAGAGCGACCTGTTCGGGCATGAGCGCGGCGCGTTCACCGGCGCTTCCTCGCTGAAGCGGGGACGGTTGGAGATCGCCGACGGCGGCATTGTGTTTCTCGATGAGATTGGAGAACTGGCTTCAGCGCTTCAGGTGAAGTTGTTACGCGTGTTGCAGGAGCGGGAATTTGAACGCGTGGGGGGAACGCATCCCATTAAGGTCGACATCCGATTAATCGCGGCCACGAATTGCAATTTGGACGAAGCCGTGAAGAGTGGCCGGTTTCGCCAGGATCTTTATTACCGGCTGGCCGTGGTCCGGCTGACGATGCCGCCGCTGCGCGAACGGCGGGAAGACATTCCGATGCTGACCCGCCACTTCGTACAGAAATATGCGAAGCGCAGCAAGGTAAAACCGAAGCCGGTGTCGCGCGAAGCTATGGCGGCGCTGGTGAACTATGAGTGGCCTGGGAACGTGCGCGAACTGGAGAATGCGATTGAGCGTGCGCTGGTGATGGGATCGTCCGCTGCCGTGCTGCTGGAGGATTTGCCGGAATCCCTGTTGGAGCAGGAATCGGCGGCGGAGATGCATGAAGGCAAATACCATGCCAGCGTAAAGGAATTAAAAAAGCAATTGATCCTAGATGCGGTCGAACAGACGCGGGGGAATTATGTGGAGGCGGCGGCGATCCTGGGAGTGCATGCAAATTATCTGCACCGGTTGATTCGGAATTTGGGACTGAAAGAAGCGTTGCTGGATGTGTTGCGAGGACGGAAGTTCTCAGCGTAG